The following are encoded together in the Candidatus Thorarchaeota archaeon genome:
- a CDS encoding ABC transporter permease codes for MGDSLTLLKGNNLWAISYMISSLKNYPVRNMGIALVLAIGITLPTSVFIWTDSGTNIAVEEFFSENLYQLSVSPKSGQSYESSQMADALNAALGSPLVERADTIASTVGILQGQSIPEWAYYDMHATNYANRLKDMRVVLVTNELLAVWSSHIPHEGQFSLNLNEVLVSEQFVEYTKQVHNLTITVGSTIDFDLLPHPGADGVSGTPYSTGMVEYKGLLVVGTYRPKTTVDLLAQALPSISRKNWDPMSLYAEPVLGQADSIMMLEERAGQAVVTDVRNRGFFSPVGLIRASTSGLMAHGAANIGKVLESLKTQLELNYSRINIKGLVFVWQLVDHVNTFLQSQILTIVVFPVLVMSLMLTVFTSETSVSRRKGEISALRSKGASFNQVFATFMWESVFLALLGLLLGVGLAILFAPLIGSSVGFLVFDLGLYALYVSHLSIPPIALVIASVIAVCLPGAYLLHVARRIDVSEVGQPTEETVDAATEAGTLSRYSLGLGCILVLLIVLPSVLNPVGPAAIGEILLATILLFVASYVGSRAMRLVTARISSGTSFLLGEKSLYMSQSLRKRKGQFIPLMVILTLTLTTTSMMLVQASSFESTVLSELGYAIGADARVESTGYSIYYNDSLMQFPGVFRITPVIETWAMVGSNTFNLEGVDAHLYSRIGVFSASSFVSGTPTEVLTELAETPQGIVISSHYSRLWDKSVGDVITVSYGSPLGTVTRPFTVVGVMNSAPGFGLAYTGDAAGVTFASQFGFQVDNEGFALVNLDLLYEEGHLEEPKFFLVDSVANSDISQFVSTVGQMRGLKVYTIETYDLASQSYSVRLFLSGIQGLTAVSLVLCASMGLASITLFLGSAVIERKQEYALFRSLGATKSQVVSMVFGEFAGSVVAAIGVSVFLGAVFGYVMSLLTFGISPFFPIVGTTLTFPVSVMAGVLMLESIALLGSTLIPAMRASSVDPAVVLRNL; via the coding sequence ATGGGTGACTCATTGACGCTTTTGAAAGGCAACAACTTGTGGGCAATCAGCTACATGATTTCCTCACTGAAGAACTATCCTGTTCGGAACATGGGTATAGCGCTGGTATTGGCAATCGGTATCACCCTGCCCACCAGTGTCTTCATCTGGACTGACTCGGGCACGAATATCGCCGTAGAGGAGTTCTTTTCGGAGAACCTGTACCAGCTATCAGTCAGTCCCAAGAGCGGTCAGAGCTATGAGTCCTCCCAAATGGCCGACGCACTGAACGCCGCGTTGGGTAGCCCCCTAGTTGAGCGGGCTGACACCATCGCATCAACTGTGGGGATACTTCAAGGGCAGTCAATTCCCGAGTGGGCCTATTACGACATGCATGCTACTAACTATGCCAACCGACTGAAGGACATGCGTGTGGTTCTTGTGACGAACGAACTGCTTGCTGTATGGTCCTCCCACATTCCCCATGAAGGCCAGTTCTCGCTCAACCTGAACGAAGTACTGGTATCTGAGCAGTTTGTTGAATACACCAAGCAGGTCCACAACCTGACCATCACTGTGGGCAGCACCATTGACTTTGATCTACTCCCTCATCCCGGTGCGGACGGGGTTTCAGGTACTCCCTACTCCACAGGCATGGTGGAATACAAGGGCCTCCTCGTGGTCGGGACATATCGACCCAAGACCACAGTCGACTTACTTGCACAGGCTCTGCCGTCAATATCCCGAAAGAACTGGGACCCCATGAGCTTGTATGCAGAGCCGGTTCTCGGTCAAGCGGACTCGATAATGATGCTCGAGGAGCGCGCAGGACAGGCGGTTGTAACCGACGTGCGCAACCGAGGCTTCTTTTCGCCTGTAGGTTTAATCAGAGCCTCGACGAGCGGTCTCATGGCCCACGGAGCGGCAAACATCGGCAAAGTGCTTGAGTCGCTGAAGACACAACTGGAACTGAACTACAGCCGCATCAACATAAAGGGCCTTGTCTTCGTCTGGCAGCTCGTCGACCATGTCAACACCTTCCTCCAGAGTCAGATACTGACCATAGTCGTCTTCCCTGTTCTAGTCATGAGTCTGATGTTGACGGTCTTCACCTCTGAAACCTCCGTGTCAAGGAGAAAGGGCGAGATTAGCGCTCTGCGGTCAAAGGGTGCGTCCTTCAATCAGGTCTTTGCAACCTTCATGTGGGAGTCAGTGTTTCTTGCCCTCCTTGGGCTTCTTCTTGGCGTGGGTCTCGCCATCCTGTTTGCGCCTCTGATTGGATCCTCGGTCGGTTTCCTTGTCTTCGACCTAGGGCTATACGCTCTGTATGTTTCGCATCTGAGCATACCCCCGATTGCTTTGGTCATAGCCTCTGTGATTGCGGTGTGCCTTCCTGGCGCATACCTCCTCCATGTGGCACGCAGAATCGATGTCTCCGAGGTCGGTCAACCAACAGAAGAGACTGTTGATGCAGCGACCGAGGCTGGCACACTCTCAAGATACTCCCTTGGTCTGGGGTGCATATTAGTACTGCTCATTGTACTTCCCAGTGTCCTCAATCCCGTTGGTCCTGCTGCAATAGGGGAGATTCTCCTCGCGACCATCCTCCTCTTTGTCGCTTCATATGTGGGTTCAAGAGCGATGCGGCTTGTCACTGCGCGAATCTCCTCAGGCACAAGTTTCCTACTTGGAGAGAAGAGTCTGTACATGAGCCAGAGTCTGAGAAAGCGCAAGGGCCAGTTCATTCCGCTGATGGTCATCCTCACACTGACACTCACGACCACTTCGATGATGCTGGTGCAAGCATCAAGCTTCGAGAGCACAGTCCTCTCCGAACTCGGGTACGCAATAGGTGCCGATGCACGAGTTGAGAGCACGGGCTATTCAATCTACTACAACGACTCTCTAATGCAGTTCCCAGGAGTGTTCAGAATCACCCCAGTCATTGAGACATGGGCTATGGTGGGCTCGAACACTTTCAATCTCGAAGGTGTCGATGCTCATCTCTACTCCCGAATCGGAGTATTCTCTGCTAGTAGTTTCGTCAGTGGTACGCCCACAGAGGTGCTCACAGAACTGGCTGAGACGCCGCAGGGTATAGTCATCAGCAGCCACTACTCCCGCCTGTGGGACAAGAGTGTTGGGGATGTGATCACTGTCTCCTATGGTTCCCCCCTTGGAACAGTCACACGCCCCTTCACAGTCGTAGGAGTCATGAACAGTGCACCCGGGTTTGGGCTTGCGTACACTGGAGATGCAGCGGGAGTGACGTTTGCATCTCAGTTCGGTTTTCAGGTGGACAATGAGGGTTTTGCCTTGGTCAACCTTGACCTCCTATACGAAGAAGGCCACTTGGAAGAGCCCAAATTCTTCCTTGTCGATTCGGTGGCGAATTCGGACATCTCGCAGTTTGTATCCACAGTGGGACAAATGAGAGGTCTCAAAGTGTATACGATTGAGACCTATGACCTGGCCAGCCAGTCATATTCAGTCCGGCTGTTCCTATCGGGCATACAGGGTCTCACAGCAGTTTCACTTGTCCTGTGTGCTTCAATGGGTCTGGCCTCTATCACGCTCTTCTTGGGCTCGGCTGTGATTGAACGGAAGCAGGAATACGCCCTCTTCAGGTCTCTAGGCGCAACAAAGAGTCAAGTGGTCTCGATGGTGTTTGGCGAGTTCGCTGGGTCTGTTGTTGCTGCAATTGGCGTCAGTGTATTCCTTGGGGCCGTGTTTGGTTACGTCATGTCTCTGTTGACCTTCGGGATATCTCCCTTCTTCCCGATTGTCGGCACGACTCTGACCTTCCCGGTCTCTGTGATGGCCGGCGTGTTGATGCTGGAGAGCATTGCACTCTTGGGAAGTACACTAATCCCTGCCATGAGGGCAAGCAGTGTCGATCCTGCTGTTGTCCTGAGGAACCTGTAG
- a CDS encoding OsmC family protein, giving the protein MKMRSRYPGRIEYVVSSNWDGLTGGTAQTSGGGSVIYDTPETYGGRGKGICPDELFVAAVLGCLNNTFLDFQRRFEMELVSLDLAGKAVALFKDGGYRIAELTVTGHVVVGEGELETGQRCVELMKEYCHLTRSISGCIPIHFDITVTERPV; this is encoded by the coding sequence TTGAAGATGAGGTCTAGGTATCCAGGACGTATCGAGTACGTAGTGTCCTCCAATTGGGATGGACTTACGGGCGGCACCGCACAGACAAGCGGTGGTGGAAGCGTCATCTACGACACTCCAGAGACCTATGGGGGTCGTGGGAAGGGCATATGTCCTGACGAACTGTTTGTCGCTGCGGTTCTTGGCTGTCTTAACAACACCTTTCTAGACTTTCAGCGACGGTTCGAGATGGAGCTGGTCTCGCTCGATCTCGCGGGCAAAGCAGTCGCGCTGTTCAAGGATGGAGGTTATCGCATCGCGGAACTGACAGTCACTGGTCATGTCGTGGTGGGCGAGGGTGAACTCGAGACCGGCCAGAGGTGCGTCGAGCTCATGAAGGAGTACTGCCATCTGACACGTTCCATCAGTGGTTGTATACCCATTCACTTCGATATCACAGTCACTGAGAGACCCGTCTAG
- a CDS encoding Mut7-C RNAse domain-containing protein: protein MRQGSSSESATERFVADGMLGKIALWLRLTGHDCYYAPDMSDDDLLTLAAEENRVLLTSDEELDTRAISQGLKSMLVRGDVDAEVASVFREFHIRPEVNPSVARCSKCNGRLTEVQRDEKSRLKGLVYESTLEHYDKFWLCESCNSVYFQGGHWKNITAYMERIQEMMGDTRSSPDA, encoded by the coding sequence ATGCGGCAAGGCTCTTCTTCGGAGAGCGCAACTGAGAGATTCGTCGCGGATGGCATGCTGGGGAAGATTGCCCTCTGGCTTCGGTTGACTGGGCATGACTGTTACTACGCTCCGGACATGAGTGACGATGACCTCCTCACCCTTGCTGCTGAAGAGAATCGGGTACTACTGACATCGGACGAGGAACTAGACACAAGAGCGATATCACAGGGGCTGAAGTCGATGCTGGTAAGGGGAGATGTCGATGCGGAAGTCGCTAGTGTGTTCCGTGAGTTTCACATCAGGCCCGAGGTGAATCCCTCAGTTGCCCGTTGCTCCAAGTGCAATGGCAGACTCACAGAGGTCCAGAGGGATGAGAAGAGCCGACTCAAAGGACTTGTATACGAGAGTACTCTTGAGCACTACGACAAGTTCTGGCTGTGCGAGAGCTGCAACAGTGTGTACTTTCAGGGCGGGCACTGGAAGAACATTACTGCCTACATGGAGCGGATTCAAGAAATGATGGGCGACACGAGGAGTTCCCCTGACGCCTAG
- a CDS encoding amidohydrolase, with protein sequence MQIVDAHVHTWTSEIISERDKEARRIAAQRTGAAPVLDSPASSLLAAMQEAGVKRAVILPIDSGIHQEMPLSLSEKTDWHVNEIAGHDALRTFVGIDPRRGEAGLRELRRAVTERGCIGWKMYPPNGFYPDNREFYPFYELARDLRVPIVIHQGFTPRFKHVKYARPVFVDAVAADFPELNIVLAHVGTPWSEEALMVAMKNPNVWVDVSGWQFHAATIPLKLYQMIAEAKTARVFPNRVLWGSDFPLFEHIMPLSQWTKLFSSLRLPESLLDVGYQQVTSGEIEKVMGENAARLFFGERN encoded by the coding sequence TTGCAGATAGTAGATGCCCACGTTCATACATGGACCAGTGAGATAATCAGCGAGAGAGACAAGGAAGCACGTAGAATCGCAGCACAGAGAACTGGGGCTGCCCCAGTCCTTGACTCTCCGGCATCATCGCTTCTTGCAGCGATGCAGGAGGCCGGTGTCAAGAGAGCGGTGATACTGCCCATAGACAGTGGCATTCATCAAGAGATGCCTCTGTCATTGTCGGAGAAGACTGACTGGCATGTGAATGAGATAGCGGGACATGACGCCCTTCGCACCTTCGTCGGCATCGATCCGAGAAGAGGCGAGGCAGGCCTCAGGGAACTCAGACGCGCGGTGACCGAGAGAGGTTGCATAGGATGGAAGATGTATCCGCCAAATGGGTTCTACCCCGACAACAGAGAGTTCTATCCGTTCTACGAACTTGCAAGAGACCTCAGAGTACCCATTGTCATCCACCAGGGGTTCACGCCCAGGTTCAAACATGTGAAGTACGCGAGACCTGTCTTCGTAGACGCTGTCGCTGCGGACTTCCCCGAACTGAACATTGTCCTGGCTCATGTGGGAACACCCTGGTCCGAAGAAGCACTGATGGTCGCTATGAAGAATCCCAATGTCTGGGTAGATGTCAGTGGCTGGCAGTTCCACGCCGCGACCATCCCTCTGAAGCTGTATCAGATGATAGCAGAGGCGAAGACAGCACGGGTGTTTCCAAACAGGGTGTTATGGGGGAGCGACTTTCCCCTGTTTGAGCACATTATGCCGCTGAGTCAGTGGACCAAGTTGTTTTCATCCCTGCGGCTTCCTGAGTCCCTCTTGGACGTTGGTTATCAGCAGGTCACCAGCGGGGAGATTGAGAAGGTGATGGGAGAGAATGCGGCAAGGCTCTTCTTCGGAGAGCGCAACTGA
- a CDS encoding toprim domain-containing protein gives MTEREDQSPETRPGDKWLEKNERELLELIWRVGRHQSDLVVIVEGRRDESALRELGISGKMIRVHRGLSRLALIDEVVESVGPQGEVLILTDFDDEGQELCAFLEDELEHRRVHVNRALRRDFRRLMAHLCCIEQLVSIAKKRDSHVPVR, from the coding sequence TTGACTGAGAGAGAAGACCAGAGTCCTGAAACGAGACCCGGTGACAAGTGGTTAGAGAAGAATGAAAGAGAACTCCTAGAACTCATTTGGAGAGTCGGAAGGCACCAGTCAGATCTGGTTGTCATCGTCGAGGGAAGGAGAGACGAGAGTGCGCTGCGAGAACTTGGAATAAGCGGGAAGATGATACGGGTCCACCGGGGACTGTCAAGACTCGCTCTGATAGATGAAGTCGTAGAGAGCGTCGGTCCGCAAGGCGAGGTGCTAATCCTCACGGACTTTGATGACGAAGGTCAAGAACTCTGTGCGTTTCTCGAAGACGAGCTGGAACACCGCAGGGTGCATGTGAACAGAGCTCTGAGGAGGGACTTTCGAAGACTGATGGCGCACTTGTGCTGCATCGAACAGCTCGTCAGCATTGCCAAGAAACGGGACTCTCATGTTCCCGTCAGGTAG
- a CDS encoding ATP-binding cassette domain-containing protein, with protein MVTSEELDLYSDFPDDVVVSVSNCYKIYKTNEIEVVALSGVSLQVLEGKIMCVVGPSGSGKTTLTNIIGGITKATVGKVYWANLRTDITKLSERVLTEARRSFIGFIFQINNLLPHLNAWQNVELAARIAGVPREVRRDRVDRLIRLVGLEERQRNKATTLSGGERSRVAIASALVNLVDSEGKGLVLADEPTGDLDPETAERILELFKELNETLGTSFFIVTHSQQVASKADITVEIRDGILSGFHRTGIDLETLGLTRIVKLDSNSRLPMPVDLLEKAGNPSEFRISFEDGRFILVPQKGDIVDDIRVRQKRICRVCGAEIPQGSYICNNCGSTI; from the coding sequence ATGGTGACAAGTGAAGAGCTTGATTTGTACTCCGACTTTCCCGATGACGTCGTAGTCAGCGTCAGCAACTGCTACAAGATCTACAAGACCAACGAGATTGAGGTTGTTGCTCTCAGCGGTGTTTCATTGCAGGTCCTCGAAGGCAAGATAATGTGCGTTGTTGGACCAAGCGGGTCGGGCAAGACAACATTGACAAACATCATTGGTGGCATTACGAAGGCCACTGTCGGGAAGGTCTACTGGGCCAACCTTCGGACGGACATCACTAAGCTGAGTGAGAGAGTACTCACAGAAGCGAGACGCTCGTTCATCGGGTTCATATTCCAAATCAACAACCTTCTGCCACATCTGAATGCATGGCAGAACGTCGAGTTGGCAGCACGTATCGCGGGCGTACCCCGAGAAGTCAGAAGAGACCGCGTTGACAGACTGATCCGGCTCGTGGGGCTCGAAGAACGGCAACGAAACAAGGCCACAACTCTGAGCGGGGGAGAACGGTCGCGTGTGGCGATTGCCAGTGCGCTCGTCAACTTGGTCGACTCCGAGGGAAAGGGTCTCGTACTTGCTGATGAGCCCACGGGTGATTTGGACCCCGAGACTGCAGAACGCATCCTTGAGTTGTTCAAAGAGCTGAACGAGACTCTCGGGACATCCTTCTTCATTGTCACTCATAGCCAGCAGGTCGCCTCCAAGGCGGACATCACAGTTGAGATACGCGATGGAATACTCTCTGGCTTCCACAGGACGGGCATTGACCTTGAGACTCTGGGACTGACAAGAATCGTCAAGCTCGACAGCAACTCACGGCTCCCGATGCCGGTGGACTTGTTAGAAAAGGCTGGGAATCCCAGTGAGTTCCGGATAAGCTTCGAGGACGGGCGGTTCATTCTCGTCCCTCAGAAGGGCGACATCGTGGACGACATTCGAGTGAGGCAGAAACGAATCTGCCGGGTCTGCGGAGCGGAGATTCCGCAGGGAAGCTACATCTGCAACAACTGCGGCTCGACCATATGA
- a CDS encoding zinc-binding dehydrogenase: MMAAMYYGIGDVRYEETDVPTIGDGEILVRVGTALTCGTDVKTYKRGHPLLIRQTPALFGHEYAGTVEETRGDTKGLEPGMRVVATNSAPCGTCFFCKRNRPNLCQQLKETLVNGAFAEFIRVPAPVVKWNTHRIPDSLSFRDAALTEPLACVVHGVEEAGIQLGDTVVVIGAGPIGQMLIMLAKKSGASTVIAADLSRLRRETARKAGADTVIDPAAEDVVQRVKDETSGYGADVVIEAVGLPTTWEQAIHMTRDAGTTVLFGGAASGTKFQVDTERFHYGELTIKGVFHLTPRHVEQALRLIISREVNPDILISHEMPLESVNKALEIMASGESMKVAVIP; encoded by the coding sequence ATGATGGCCGCAATGTACTATGGCATCGGAGATGTCAGATACGAGGAGACAGACGTCCCCACAATCGGTGACGGGGAAATCCTCGTGAGAGTCGGGACTGCACTCACATGCGGGACCGACGTCAAGACCTACAAGCGGGGGCATCCACTTCTAATCAGACAGACGCCAGCACTATTCGGACACGAGTATGCCGGTACGGTTGAAGAGACGCGCGGAGACACCAAGGGACTTGAGCCCGGGATGCGGGTGGTGGCAACAAACTCGGCACCGTGCGGGACCTGTTTCTTCTGCAAGCGCAACCGTCCAAACTTGTGTCAGCAGCTAAAAGAGACTCTCGTCAACGGTGCCTTTGCTGAGTTCATTAGAGTACCTGCACCGGTCGTGAAGTGGAATACACACAGGATTCCGGACTCCCTCTCCTTCAGGGATGCGGCCCTCACCGAGCCTCTTGCATGCGTGGTCCACGGAGTCGAAGAAGCAGGCATTCAACTGGGCGACACTGTGGTGGTCATTGGAGCCGGGCCCATAGGCCAGATGCTCATAATGCTGGCCAAGAAGAGTGGAGCGTCCACGGTGATTGCTGCAGACCTCTCCAGACTTAGAAGAGAAACCGCTCGAAAGGCAGGGGCAGACACTGTCATTGACCCAGCAGCGGAGGATGTCGTCCAGCGAGTGAAGGATGAGACCTCAGGCTATGGAGCCGATGTGGTCATAGAGGCAGTAGGACTGCCGACAACGTGGGAACAGGCCATACACATGACACGGGATGCAGGTACCACAGTCCTGTTTGGTGGTGCAGCGTCAGGCACAAAGTTCCAAGTTGACACAGAGCGATTTCACTATGGAGAGTTGACAATCAAGGGCGTGTTCCATCTCACCCCTCGCCATGTGGAACAGGCGCTCAGACTAATCATATCCAGAGAAGTCAACCCAGACATACTGATATCGCACGAGATGCCTCTTGAGAGCGTGAACAAGGCGCTCGAGATAATGGCATCTGGTGAGTCGATGAAAGTTGCAGTCATTCCTTGA
- a CDS encoding FtsX-like permease family protein: MGRGEHKSNGHRGNRLYALSYAMGSLKSYPFRALSLALTLSLGLSLVGSVLIWADTGLQVSVDEFFDSTSFQMAIEDDVGMTEMVDAAEAFVASNQFIQSTHRVYSTVGLVYGTHLPDSTEYGLAEPVYTDGIKDCEVMFVDNEFLTSAAAEFSIEGRFELHTGEVLVSRQFVSYVYEVFGTILTVNSTIDIEVLGRRPIGLVGTIGNMQRTSLEQLRVVGLYEIEGHQSIMERILPSIVRDNYDYVHFSTPVLGIRDSIMVLSDAMDISQISEEGFFGAQAFIRASSTALTAAGVQMISETLLTLKARIEEQFRVNVEGLEEILHLQNVVNAYISNTALGVLNLPVFVLALFLSVFAADTFLATRAVEISALRSKGASSTQVYGIFISEAFVVVLTSIGLGLFLSVFTAALISSATGYLMFDWSLYEYYLASTVLKPSTVLLAIAVCILPPLLLILNSARKAAMIEIGSMLMDKPEEPIQGGEAHRFTIGSSIVLLVMVIGAALYLPANPLVLIMELSFGTAAWFFMAYNGSRYTREAFARVSARLAFILGEKCTVAASNLRMRRGRIVPLMVVLVLTLSSTIAFTVQVESFQTDLRHEVDYAIGADMRVASTPRPFSFSDVIEAYPGVNLATPVLSTFAQTGSEKITIEGIDALEYSVIAHFDSTSFYGKSPVTVLSRLAQVPNGIVLSARHAQLFNRTVGDSLTLLVGGKGLSVPVTFEVVDFVYSCPGFGYASKDDMPVSAWGAGFGYQAPLSGFALTNIEFLAGQTSLDTASLFLVDLACITNHSLLVRGLSDLPGVNSVTSRSFNLKSASFGTALFLSTVEGLSSIGFVMSLVLSMFSLTLFLGSIVGERTRDYAILRAVGSSKRQLTRLVFSEFTGVVAASLTLSVLLGTTFGYVLSVVVFSMSPFSRALEPLIVFPVGFLTAVLLTEMCAMIVGAYFPARRASKTDPAIVLRNL, encoded by the coding sequence ATGGGGCGAGGCGAACACAAGTCGAATGGTCATCGAGGCAACAGGCTGTATGCTCTCTCATATGCGATGGGCTCGCTGAAGTCATATCCTTTCCGTGCTCTTAGTCTAGCGCTCACACTCAGCCTTGGACTGTCTCTTGTTGGCTCCGTGCTGATATGGGCTGATACTGGCCTCCAAGTGAGCGTCGACGAGTTCTTTGACAGCACTTCATTCCAGATGGCAATCGAGGACGATGTGGGAATGACAGAAATGGTTGATGCCGCCGAGGCATTTGTGGCGTCCAACCAGTTCATCCAGAGCACACATCGCGTCTACTCCACTGTCGGCCTAGTGTATGGCACTCATCTGCCTGACAGTACTGAGTACGGTCTTGCAGAACCAGTCTACACCGACGGCATCAAAGACTGCGAGGTCATGTTCGTGGACAACGAGTTCCTCACGAGTGCCGCTGCTGAATTCAGCATAGAGGGGCGATTTGAACTCCACACAGGGGAGGTTCTTGTCTCACGTCAGTTCGTGAGCTACGTATATGAGGTCTTTGGCACTATCTTGACAGTCAACTCCACAATTGACATTGAAGTCCTTGGAAGACGACCCATTGGACTGGTTGGTACCATAGGCAATATGCAGCGCACAAGTCTTGAGCAGCTGAGGGTAGTGGGGCTCTACGAGATTGAAGGACACCAGTCCATAATGGAACGCATACTGCCCTCTATCGTCCGGGACAACTATGACTATGTTCACTTCAGCACCCCTGTGCTTGGCATCCGCGACAGCATCATGGTGTTGTCCGACGCAATGGACATCAGCCAGATCTCTGAGGAGGGATTCTTTGGTGCACAGGCCTTCATTCGTGCCTCTTCGACAGCACTCACTGCGGCGGGAGTCCAGATGATATCGGAAACCCTCCTGACCCTAAAGGCCCGCATAGAGGAACAGTTCCGTGTAAATGTGGAAGGACTTGAGGAGATTCTGCATCTCCAGAACGTGGTGAACGCCTACATTTCCAATACCGCACTTGGCGTCCTCAACCTGCCTGTGTTCGTTCTTGCACTCTTTCTTTCTGTCTTTGCGGCAGACACATTCCTGGCGACCAGAGCAGTCGAGATCAGTGCCCTTCGTTCCAAGGGCGCCAGCTCAACGCAAGTCTATGGCATCTTCATCTCAGAGGCATTCGTCGTGGTCCTCACCAGCATTGGTCTTGGTCTGTTTCTAAGTGTATTCACCGCTGCTCTGATTTCCTCTGCGACCGGCTATCTGATGTTCGACTGGAGTCTGTATGAGTATTACCTTGCTTCAACTGTCTTGAAACCCTCTACAGTCCTGCTTGCGATTGCAGTCTGCATTCTGCCACCTCTCCTGCTCATTCTCAACTCGGCACGCAAAGCTGCCATGATTGAGATTGGCAGCATGCTCATGGACAAACCAGAAGAGCCAATCCAAGGTGGAGAGGCTCATAGGTTCACCATTGGGTCTTCCATTGTCCTGTTGGTGATGGTTATCGGAGCCGCCCTCTATCTTCCTGCCAACCCCCTCGTTCTCATTATGGAGTTGTCTTTCGGTACTGCGGCTTGGTTTTTCATGGCTTACAATGGTTCTCGCTACACTAGAGAGGCCTTCGCAAGAGTCTCCGCACGACTCGCCTTCATTCTGGGTGAAAAGTGCACAGTTGCTGCAAGCAATCTGAGGATGCGCCGGGGAAGAATCGTTCCTCTGATGGTAGTCCTTGTACTGACTCTCTCGTCAACCATTGCTTTCACAGTACAGGTGGAGAGTTTCCAGACTGACCTTCGACATGAAGTGGACTACGCTATCGGCGCAGACATGAGGGTGGCCTCCACTCCGAGGCCTTTTTCCTTCAGTGACGTGATTGAGGCGTATCCGGGGGTCAATCTGGCTACGCCTGTCCTATCAACCTTCGCACAGACGGGCTCAGAGAAGATCACCATCGAGGGCATCGATGCTCTGGAGTACTCCGTCATAGCACACTTTGACTCAACCAGTTTTTATGGGAAGTCCCCGGTCACTGTGCTGTCACGACTTGCACAGGTTCCCAATGGCATAGTGTTGAGCGCACGTCATGCCCAGCTCTTCAACAGGACCGTGGGTGACTCCTTGACCCTGCTGGTGGGCGGCAAAGGTCTATCGGTCCCTGTCACCTTCGAGGTTGTCGACTTTGTATATAGCTGCCCGGGCTTCGGATATGCTTCCAAGGATGACATGCCGGTATCAGCATGGGGGGCAGGCTTTGGATACCAAGCACCTCTCTCCGGCTTTGCCCTTACTAACATCGAGTTCCTCGCAGGGCAGACCTCGCTTGATACAGCCTCTCTATTCTTGGTGGACCTTGCGTGCATTACCAACCATTCTCTTCTCGTCCGAGGACTGAGCGACCTCCCAGGAGTGAACTCCGTGACCTCTCGTTCTTTCAACCTCAAGTCCGCATCATTCGGCACCGCCCTTTTCCTGAGCACAGTTGAGGGACTGTCCTCCATTGGGTTTGTGATGTCATTGGTGCTCAGTATGTTTTCGCTCACACTGTTCCTAGGTTCGATAGTTGGTGAGCGAACACGCGATTATGCAATCCTCCGAGCTGTTGGCAGTTCCAAGAGGCAGCTGACGCGATTGGTTTTCTCTGAGTTTACGGGTGTAGTCGCAGCGTCACTCACTCTGAGTGTCCTCCTCGGGACAACGTTTGGATACGTACTGAGTGTGGTGGTGTTCTCGATGAGTCCATTCTCAAGGGCTCTCGAACCGCTCATAGTGTTCCCCGTCGGATTCTTGACAGCAGTGCTGCTTACAGAGATGTGCGCGATGATTGTAGGAGCCTACTTCCCTGCAAGAAGGGCGTCGAAGACAGACCCCGCGATAGTCCTGAGAAATCTATGA